In a genomic window of Streptomyces sp. NBC_01142:
- a CDS encoding ABC transporter ATP-binding protein: MIELEGLTKRFGTKTAVDHLSFQVRPGVVTGFLGPNGAGKSTTMRMLLDLDNPTSGTVRIDGKHYRDLEEPLKYMGALLDAKAMHGGRSAYNNLLCLAQANRIPASRVSEVLDTVGLTPVARKKVKGFSLGMGQRLGIASALLGDPEILMFDEPVNGLDPEGIHWIRNLMKTLASQGRTIFVSSHLMSEMALTADHLIVIGQGRLLADTSMADFIQENSRSFVRLRSPQQERLRDVLHRSGFLPVEAGNGTLEVDGATSEQLGELAAEHQLVLHELSSQRASLEEAFMQMTAGSVEYHAHSAGEASPPVQPPGPQWGQSYQSNKGA; encoded by the coding sequence ATGATCGAGCTCGAGGGCCTTACCAAGCGCTTCGGCACCAAGACCGCGGTCGACCATCTCTCCTTTCAGGTGCGGCCCGGTGTGGTGACCGGCTTCCTCGGACCGAACGGCGCCGGCAAGTCGACGACGATGCGCATGCTGCTCGATCTCGACAACCCGACAAGCGGCACGGTCAGGATCGACGGCAAGCACTACCGCGACCTCGAGGAACCGCTGAAGTACATGGGTGCGCTGCTGGACGCCAAGGCGATGCACGGCGGGCGGAGCGCGTACAACAACCTCCTCTGTCTCGCCCAGGCCAACCGCATCCCCGCCTCCCGGGTCTCGGAGGTCCTGGACACGGTGGGGCTGACCCCGGTGGCGAGGAAGAAGGTGAAAGGTTTTTCGCTCGGTATGGGCCAACGGCTCGGAATCGCCTCCGCACTGCTCGGCGATCCGGAAATCTTGATGTTCGACGAGCCCGTCAATGGTCTGGACCCCGAGGGAATTCACTGGATCCGCAATCTTATGAAGACTCTCGCATCACAAGGGCGCACGATCTTCGTCTCTTCGCATCTGATGAGCGAAATGGCGCTGACCGCCGATCACTTGATCGTGATCGGGCAGGGGCGACTTCTGGCCGACACCTCGATGGCCGATTTCATCCAGGAGAACTCCCGCAGTTTCGTACGGCTTCGCTCACCTCAGCAGGAGCGGCTGCGCGATGTGCTGCACCGGTCGGGCTTCCTCCCCGTCGAGGCGGGCAACGGCACGCTGGAGGTCGACGGTGCCACCTCCGAGCAACTCGGTGAGCTGGCCGCCGAGCATCAGCTCGTCCTGCATGAACTGAGCTCCCAGCGCGCCTCGCTGGAGGAGGCGTTCATGCAGATGACGGCAGGCTCGGTGGAGTACCACGCGCACTCGGCGGGCGAGGCGTCGCCGCCGGTCCAGCCACCGGGTCCCCAGTGGGGCCAGAGCTACCAGAGCAACAAGGGAGCCTGA
- a CDS encoding ABC transporter ATP-binding protein, with protein sequence MIEAVGLTKRYGAKTAVYNLSFQVRPGAVTGFLGPNGAGKSTTMRMILGLDQPTEGQVTIGGRGFRQLPNAPRQVGALLDAKAVHGGRSARNHLLSLAQLSGIPARRVDEVLGVVGLQEVAKKRSKGFSLGMGQRLGIAAALLGDPQVLLFDEPVNGLDPEGILWVRNLMKQLASEGRTVFVSSHLMSEMALTADHLIVIGRGQLLADMSVKDFISHNSADFARVRTPQTDPQQREKLSAAITEAGGQVMSEPDGALRITGMQLPQISDLAHAADVRLWELSPHQASLEEAYMRMTQGAVDYRSTVDQKSGLMQQPPMGYAPPQQQIPEVAPQQGWYAPPPPQPGQTPPQPGQTPPQPGQNPYAGAPAAPAAPAAAPAAPPVVPPAAAPADLTKPEDAR encoded by the coding sequence ATGATCGAGGCAGTCGGCCTGACAAAGCGCTACGGCGCCAAGACGGCCGTGTACAACCTTTCCTTCCAGGTGCGGCCCGGGGCCGTGACCGGATTCCTGGGCCCCAACGGTGCCGGCAAGTCGACGACGATGCGCATGATCCTCGGGCTCGACCAGCCGACCGAGGGCCAGGTGACCATCGGCGGCCGTGGCTTCCGTCAGCTCCCGAACGCTCCCCGCCAGGTCGGTGCGCTGCTCGACGCCAAGGCGGTGCACGGCGGCCGAAGCGCGCGCAACCATCTGCTCTCGCTGGCGCAGCTGTCCGGCATCCCGGCCCGCCGGGTCGACGAGGTGCTGGGCGTCGTCGGTCTGCAGGAGGTCGCCAAGAAGCGCTCCAAGGGCTTCTCCCTCGGCATGGGTCAGCGGCTCGGCATCGCGGCGGCACTGCTCGGCGACCCGCAGGTGCTGCTCTTCGACGAGCCGGTCAACGGCCTGGACCCCGAGGGCATCCTCTGGGTCCGCAATCTGATGAAGCAGCTGGCCTCCGAGGGCCGTACGGTCTTCGTCTCCTCCCACCTGATGAGCGAAATGGCGCTCACCGCCGACCACTTGATCGTGATCGGGCGCGGGCAGCTGCTCGCGGACATGAGCGTCAAGGACTTCATCTCGCACAACTCCGCGGACTTCGCCCGGGTGCGTACCCCGCAGACCGATCCTCAGCAGCGCGAAAAGCTGTCGGCCGCGATCACCGAGGCCGGCGGGCAGGTCATGTCCGAGCCGGACGGCGCACTGCGGATCACCGGGATGCAGCTGCCGCAGATCAGCGATCTGGCGCATGCCGCGGACGTACGGCTCTGGGAGCTCTCGCCGCACCAGGCCTCGCTGGAAGAGGCGTACATGCGGATGACGCAGGGCGCGGTCGACTACCGCTCGACCGTCGACCAGAAGTCGGGTCTGATGCAGCAGCCGCCGATGGGCTACGCCCCGCCGCAACAGCAGATCCCCGAGGTCGCGCCGCAGCAGGGCTGGTACGCCCCGCCGCCGCCCCAGCCCGGCCAGACGCCGCCCCAGCCCGGCCAGACGCCGCCCCAGCCCGGCCAGAATCCGTACGCGGGCGCTCCCGCAGCTCCCGCCGCGCCTGCGGCTGCTCCGGCTGCTCCGCCCGTCGTGCCCCCGGCCGCCGCCCCCGCCGACCTGACCAAGCCCGAGGACGCCCGATGA
- a CDS encoding cellulose-binding protein: MSDTSSPFGFELVRRGYDRGQVDDRITKLVADRDSALARITSLEKRIEELHLETQNAQAQVNDAEPSYAGLGARVEKILRLAEEEAKDLREEARRAAEQHRELAESAAQQVRNDAESFAAERKSKAEDEGVRIVEKAKGEASTLRSEAQKDAQSKREEADALFEETRAKAAQAAADFETNLAKRREQSERDLASRQAKAEKRLAEIEHRAEQLRLEAEKLRTDAERRARQTVETAQRQAEDIVADANAKADRIRSESERELAALTNRRDSINAQLTNVREMLATLTGAAVAAAGTPADDEPISRGVPAQQSR; the protein is encoded by the coding sequence ATGAGCGACACATCCTCCCCCTTCGGCTTCGAGCTCGTGCGGCGTGGTTACGACCGCGGTCAGGTGGACGACCGCATTACCAAACTCGTCGCCGACCGTGACAGTGCCCTGGCCCGAATCACCTCTCTGGAAAAGCGCATCGAGGAACTCCACCTCGAGACGCAGAACGCCCAGGCCCAGGTCAACGACGCGGAGCCGTCGTACGCCGGTCTCGGTGCGCGCGTCGAGAAGATCCTCCGCCTCGCCGAGGAGGAGGCGAAGGACCTTCGCGAGGAGGCCCGTCGCGCGGCCGAGCAGCACCGTGAGCTCGCCGAGTCCGCCGCCCAGCAGGTGCGCAACGACGCCGAGTCGTTCGCCGCCGAGCGCAAGTCGAAGGCGGAGGACGAGGGCGTCCGTATCGTCGAGAAGGCGAAGGGCGAGGCCTCTACACTGCGCAGCGAGGCGCAGAAGGACGCGCAGTCCAAGCGCGAGGAGGCGGACGCACTCTTCGAGGAGACCCGTGCCAAGGCCGCCCAGGCCGCCGCGGACTTCGAGACGAACCTCGCCAAGCGCCGTGAGCAGTCGGAGCGCGACCTGGCTTCGCGTCAGGCGAAGGCGGAGAAGCGCCTGGCGGAGATCGAGCACCGCGCCGAGCAGCTTCGTCTGGAGGCCGAGAAGCTGCGTACGGACGCGGAGCGCCGGGCCCGTCAGACGGTGGAGACGGCGCAGCGCCAGGCCGAGGACATCGTGGCCGACGCGAACGCCAAGGCCGACCGGATCCGCAGCGAATCGGAGCGCGAGCTGGCGGCGCTCACCAACCGCCGCGACTCGATCAACGCCCAGCTGACCAACGTCCGCGAGATGCTGGCCACGCTGACCGGTGCGGCCGTGGCCGCGGCCGGCACCCCCGCCGACGACGAGCCGATCTCCCGCGGTGTCCCGGCCCAGCAGTCCCGCTAG
- a CDS encoding ABC transporter permease subunit encodes MTTPYQQQGAPAATYSSPIPVRGANLGDALASEWTKIRSVRSTMWTLGVMIVLMVGIGVLSAVAVSAADADLAGQSVLSLGFFGVLLGSICVITLGVLTIASEYGTGMIRTTLTACPSRARVLIAKAIVFFLLVFTLTTVITAFVGGLQTVIVDQGPSTGEEWFRATIGIALYVATLGLLSLAVGTLIRHSAGAITIMIGVVLLPLVLAMFMFSESLRDLQQALFEYSIPNQIGVLYDTAVTDSGPEGWDPLWLALGVTAVAMAGAFVSLGKRDV; translated from the coding sequence ATGACCACCCCCTACCAGCAGCAGGGCGCACCCGCCGCCACGTACTCCTCGCCGATTCCCGTGCGCGGGGCCAATCTCGGTGATGCCCTCGCCTCCGAGTGGACCAAGATCCGTTCCGTACGCTCCACGATGTGGACGCTCGGCGTCATGATCGTGCTGATGGTCGGCATCGGCGTGCTCTCGGCGGTCGCCGTCTCCGCCGCGGACGCCGATCTGGCCGGTCAGTCGGTCCTCTCCCTCGGCTTCTTCGGCGTACTGCTCGGCTCCATCTGCGTGATCACGCTGGGCGTCCTGACCATCGCGTCCGAGTACGGCACGGGGATGATCAGGACCACGCTGACCGCCTGCCCCAGCCGCGCCCGCGTGCTGATCGCCAAGGCGATCGTCTTCTTCCTGCTCGTCTTCACCCTCACCACGGTGATCACCGCGTTCGTGGGCGGACTGCAGACCGTGATCGTGGACCAGGGCCCGTCCACCGGCGAGGAGTGGTTCCGCGCGACGATCGGCATCGCTCTCTACGTCGCGACCCTCGGCCTGCTCTCGCTCGCCGTCGGCACGCTGATCCGCCACTCGGCGGGCGCGATCACCATCATGATCGGTGTCGTGCTGCTCCCGCTGGTGCTGGCCATGTTCATGTTCTCGGAGTCGCTGCGGGATCTGCAGCAGGCCCTCTTCGAGTACTCGATCCCCAACCAGATCGGCGTGCTCTACGACACCGCCGTGACCGATTCCGGCCCGGAGGGCTGGGATCCGCTGTGGCTCGCGCTGGGGGTGACGGCGGTCGCGATGGCGGGCGCGTTCGTCTCCCTCGGCAAGCGCGACGTCTGA
- a CDS encoding ABC transporter permease: MASVPAVLQSEWTKIRTVSSTTWTLVSAFVVTVALGAALSALLKATFDDLSEVERLTFDPTFVSFSGMILGQLAMVVFGVLVVGTEYSSGMIRTSLAAVPQRATFMFSKITVATVLALVVGFATSFLSFFLGQALLGEHRTTIGADNVLRAVIGGGLYMGLIALFSMGVATMLRSSMLSLGILMPFFFLVSQILASVPKAKTVAQYFPDQAGSKIMQVVPTALGSDEAPYGPWGGLGIMVIWVVLALLGGYLVLKKRDA, from the coding sequence ATGGCCTCGGTACCCGCCGTCCTCCAGTCCGAGTGGACCAAGATCCGTACGGTGTCCTCGACCACCTGGACGCTGGTGAGCGCGTTCGTCGTCACCGTCGCACTGGGCGCCGCGTTGAGCGCGCTGCTGAAGGCGACGTTCGACGATCTGTCGGAGGTGGAGCGGCTCACCTTCGACCCGACCTTCGTCAGCTTCTCCGGGATGATCCTGGGGCAGCTCGCGATGGTGGTCTTCGGGGTGCTGGTGGTCGGCACGGAGTACAGCTCCGGCATGATCCGCACCTCGCTCGCCGCCGTACCGCAGCGTGCCACCTTCATGTTCAGCAAGATCACGGTGGCCACGGTGCTGGCGCTGGTGGTCGGTTTTGCGACCAGTTTCCTCTCCTTCTTCCTCGGCCAGGCGCTGCTGGGCGAGCACCGCACGACGATCGGCGCGGACAACGTGCTGCGCGCCGTCATCGGCGGCGGGCTCTACATGGGCCTGATCGCGCTGTTCTCGATGGGCGTGGCGACGATGCTGCGCAGCTCGATGCTGTCGCTGGGCATCCTGATGCCGTTCTTCTTCCTGGTCTCGCAGATCCTGGCGTCCGTACCGAAGGCGAAGACGGTCGCGCAGTACTTCCCCGACCAGGCCGGCTCCAAGATCATGCAGGTGGTCCCGACCGCACTGGGCAGTGACGAGGCTCCGTACGGCCCGTGGGGCGGACTCGGGATCATGGTCATCTGGGTGGTCCTGGCGCTGCTCGGCGGCTATCTGGTACTCAAGAAGCGGGACGCGTAG